The genomic DNA CCATGCTCCCCTGCCCCTTCTGCGCCAAGCCCATGCACCCCACCCTCACGGGAGGACTCCTGCGCGAACACTGTGGCGCGTGCGGAGCCGTCTGGTTCGAGGGCGGCACCCTGGCCAAGGTGCTGGGTACCCCGACGGCCGAGGCGCTGGTGGAGCAGGCGCGCGGCAAGCCGGGTCAATGCAAGGGCTGTCAGGGGACGTTGGAGTACGTCCCGAGCTGCCCGGCCTGTGGGACGAGCGCGCCGAGCTGCCCTCGTTGTGGCACGTCACCGCTGGCGATGACGACGGTGACCGTGGCCAAGGAGGCGGAGGTCGCGGTGGACGTGTGCACCCGCTGCCAGGGGGTGGCGCTGGACCCCGGCGAGCTGGAGGTGCTTCAGCAGGCGGCGGAGGCGGAGCGCGAGACCTGGCTCGAGGAGATGCACGAGGGCCCCAAGGTCCTGGAGACCACGGCCTCCACCTGCGCCGGCTGTGGACGCCCGCTGAAGCCGCAGCACGCCTTCACGTGGGAAGAGCGGACATGGTGCGGAAGCTGCGCGCCCGCCGGAGCGAGCCCGGTGGAGATCCGGCTCACACCTCGCACCCCGAACGGCGGGCTCGACGCGGATCTCTCCGACCTGTACCAGTCGGGCCGCACGGGCATGGCCCTGGAGGTGGTGGGCGACGCCGTGAGCTCCGCCTTCTCCTGGCTCTTCTCGAAGCTGTTGCGTTGAGGCGCATGACAGGCAGGGTGTGAAGCACATGGCACGCACGAAGAAGGCAGCGGGTGGGCTCACGGGCGGGATGGACTCCTTCTTGCGCTCCGTGACGATCAGGCGCGAGTCCGTGCCGGACCTCGGAAAGTATCCCTTCAACATCCCGTCGGTCCGCGGCCTGGAGACGCTGGACTTCCACCCCCAGGTCACGTTCTTCGTGGGCGAGAACGGCAGCGGAAAGTCCACCCTGGTGGAAGGGATCGCGGTGGCCGCGGGCTTCAACGCGGAGGGCGGGAGCCGCAACTTCAACTTCGCCACGAGGCGCTCGGAGTCCGACCTCCACAAGTACCTACGGCTCGCCCGAGGAACCCGCAGGCCGAAGACCGGCTACTTCCTGCGCGCGGAGAGCTTCTTCAACGTCGCGACGGAGATCGAGAACAACCCCGATGCCATGGCGGGTCACGGTCTCGTCCGCCACCATGAGCTCTCCCACGGCGAGGCCTTCATGGCGCTGATCCAGAAGCGCTTCTGGGCCAACGGGCTGTACATCCTCGACGAGCCGGAGGCCGCGCTCTCACCGCAGCGCCAGCTCGCCCTGCTCCGCTCCATCCACGATCTGGTGCACGAGGACTGCCAGTTCGTGATCTCGACGCACTCGCCGCTGCTGATGGCCTACCCGAACGCTCGCATCTACCACCTGTCGGAGAAGGGCATCTCCGAGGTGGCCTACGAGCAGACAGAACACTACGCCCTCACGCGAGACTTCCTCCTGAACCGCGAGGCCTACCTGCGCCGGCTGCTCGACTGAGCCAAGGGCTCACAGCAGGAACATCGCTCCCATGAACGCGGGAATGCCCACGTAGTAGAGCACCGCGCACGTCACCTCCACGAACCGCCGCACACCCCGCGCGTGCCTCGGAGAGATCCACACCGCCACGAAGGCCACCAACTCGAACAGCACGCGCAGGAGGCTCGCGTACACCACGAGGCACCCGGTGTAGTGGGCCCAGTAGGTACCGAAGCTCTGCAGGTACGGTCCGAGCCCGTACATCTGGTACTGCCCGAATGGCCCGCCGTAGGTGATGTACTGGTTCGCCCGGAACATGATGACGGTGGGCACCAGCGGGAACAGGACGAACTTGATCAGCCAGTGGTACCAGCGTCGGCTCGCGAGCACCGACCGGGCGTGCGCGAAGACGACGTGCGGATGCCGCGCCGCCGCGGAAACCTCGGGTTTCTCCCGGCCAATCGCCTCCAACACCGGCAGTGGATCCGCCACCTGCGGCGAGTACTGGAAGTCACGCCCTGACTTCATCCGCAGCGAGAACCCCGCCCCCGGCGGCAGCCACCACACCCGGACGACGTCCACCGAGGCGAGGGGTATCTCGAACCGCTCGTCCCGGCGCTCCAGCACGAGCTGCCCCGGCTCGACGGAGAAGGTGGCGGTGGTGAGCAGGCGGAGGAGCCGGGTGAGTCCGAACAGGACGAGCGCGAGCAGGGCGCACCAGCCCGCCCGCGCGGGCGGTACGGGGTTCTGCGACCCCGTGAAGGTGAAGGCCATGACCAGCACGGAGGCGTAGAGGACGGTGAGCGCGGTCAACACCTGGAGCGCGGAGCCGAGGAGCCGCAGCGCCAGCGGCCAGGCGTGGACCTGGAAGCGCGGGGCCGAGGCCTGGCCGTTGACGGGGGGCTCCGCGGGAGCATCGGCGTGCATGGTGGTCATGGGGGGACGGATTGCCCGGACAACAGGGGGCCCGTAGCATACGAGGCCCAGAGAACAGGGGCGAGAATGGCTTCGCAGCCTCCCAACCAAGAGCGGCACGTCGACCGTGACGGCGTGACGCGCATCCAGCGCAAGCGCACGGGCGGCAACGGCACCTGGCTCGTCTGGGTGGCGCTCGGCGTCACCGTCTTGTGCCTGCTCCTGAGCGCATGGCTGGTGTCCTCGCCGGACCCCGTGCCGGACAGTCAGGAGCCCGCGCCAGTGAGGGTCGCGCGGGCCACTCCCCCCTCCTCCCCTCCTCCTGCTCCGAAGCTGGCATCATCGGCTCCGAGGCCCGCGCCCCAGCAAGCCGCTCCAGCCGCACCCGAGCCCGAGGCCCCCGCGGAGCAGCTGCCCGAGCCCCAGCAGGCTCCCGCCGAGGGCATCCACCTGTACCGCCCGGGCACCAGTCCTCTCATGCAGGGCATCATCGTCCCCGAGGACTTCCCGCTGCCCGAGGGCTACGTGCGCCACTACCAGGCCACGGACAACGGCGAGCGCGTGCAGCCCATCCTCATGTTCCATCCGGACTACAAGCCGACCGATTCGAACGGGCAGCCCGTCGAGCTGCCCTCGAACCGCGTCGTCCCGCCCGAGCTGGCGCCCCCGGGAATGCCCATCGAGATCCTCGAGCTTCCCGCCGGACCCGAAGGAGTGGAGCCCATCCCATGAGCGCGAGCGCGGTCCGCTCGCGGCACCTGGCGGCCCTGCTGCTCGGTGTCGCGGGCTCCACCGGCCTCATGTGGCTGTTCGGAAGCCTGGAGGCACGGTGGGTGGCGCTCGGCTGGCTCGCGTTCGTTCCCTGGTTGTGGGTGCTGGATCGAGCCGGCTCCCGGCGTGAGGCCGTGCTCGCGGGCGCGGCGCTCTCCCTGTCCTTCACCGCCGCCATCTTCGGCTGGTTCCCCGGGGCGCTCCAGAGCTACTCCGGGGCGCCCCTGGCACTGTGCTGGCTCGCCCTGCTGGTGCTGGCACCCTTCATGGAGCTCCAGTTCATCACCTTCGCGCTGGCACGCCACCACCTGCGCAAGGCGCCCCAGGAGGGCCCGCTGGCCTTCTGGCGCGTCGCGCTCACGGGCGCGCTCGTGTACGTGGGCACCGAGTGGCTGAGCCCCAAGCTCTTCGCGGAGACGCTCGGCCAGGGCCTCTACGCCTCCGAATCCCTGCGGCAGGGCGCCGACATCGCTGGAGCGCACGGGCTCACGCTCCTCCTCCTCCTTGGCAACGAGTGCGTGCTCGCGGCGGGCCGAGCACTCGTGGCCCACGGTCCACGAGCCGGTTTCCGGCGTGCGATGGCACCCCTGGCCGGATTGGCGGTGCTCGTGCTGGGCGGATTCGGGTACGGGCAGTTCCGCTACCGGCAGGTGGCCGGGCACGAGGCCCAGGAGCCGGAGCTCGTGGTGGGCGTCGTGCAGGCGAACATCACGAAGTACGAGAAGCTCGCGGCGGAGATGGGTATGTACGACGTGGTCCGGATGGTCCTGGACACGCACTACCAGCTCTCGGACGAGCTGCTCCAGAACCGGAAGCTGGACCTGCTCGTCTGGCCCGAGACGGTGTACCCGACGACCTTCGGCACGCCGAAGAGCGAGGTGGGCGCCGAGTTCGACGCGGAGCTCTCCGCGTTCGTCACGCAGCGCCGGGTGCCGCTCCTCTTCGGCACGTATGATCTGGAACAGCAGCGCGAGTACAACGCCGCCATGCTCCTGGGTCCCGGGCGCGATGGAACGCTGGCGCGCTCGGCGTACCGCAAGACGATGCTCTTCCCGCTGACGGAGTGGGTGCCCGAGGCGATCGACTCGCCGTGGCTGCGCGAGCGGTTGCCCTGGACGGGCTACTGGAAGCGCGGCCCCGGTCCCCAGACCCTGAAACTCCCGCTGCGCGAGGGCCGGTCACTCACCCTCGCGCCGCTCATCTGCTACGAGTCCATCTTCCCCAGCTACGTCGCCGAGGAGGCCCGGCGCGGCGCCGAGCTGATCCTGACGCTGTCCAACGACTCGTGGTTCTCGGGGACACCCGCGCCGAAGCTGCACCTGATGCACGCGGCGTTTCGCAGCATCGAGACGCGGCTGCCACAGGTGCGCGTCACCAACTCGGGTATCTCCGCCCTCATCAGCCCCACGGGCGAGGTGCTCACCGAGGTGCCGGACGACCACCGCGCGAGCCTGGCCGTGACGGTGCCTCCCGCTCCGCGCCTGTCCACATTGATGGTGGCCTGGGGAGACTGGCTGGGACCCACCGCCCTGCTGTTGAGCGCGGTGCTCCTGCTCGCGCCCTCGCGGCTGGCACGGCGGGGCGCGTAGCCCCTGCCCTCTGATTCACGCCAACCCCCGGCGCAAAACAGCGGCCGGGGGTCGGCGGAGGGCACTGCGTTACCGAACGGCGACGCCGACGGAGAAGCTGTCGGTGAGGCTACCGTTGGAGGCTCGCGCGGTCAGCTTGCACACCGACCTGGTTGTCGGCGCGGTCCAGGAGTAACGCACGGAGCAGGAGCTACTCCCCGAGCAGTCGGTCCAGAGCGGCGACACGGTGCCGCAGTCGGACTCCAAGCTGTTCGTGAAGGTCCCGAAGCGCGTGCCGTAATCCACATCGAACTGAATGGAGTACGACATCCCCATCTGCGCGTCGGGCAGGTTGGCGTTGTAGCCGTAACGGGAGACCATCTGGCCCGGCATGCCTGAACCATAGGCGGTGATGCTGTAGATGGTGGGCCGGCCGACGTACTCGCCATTTACCTGGACACTGCCCTCTCCCGGACCACCATCCACTGGCGCCGAGTAGACCGTCACCTCCAACGACTCGGTGGCGAGCTGTCCCCGGGAGGAGACCCTCACGTAGAGCTTGCAGACACCCGGAGCGCTGCTGGACCAGCTGGTGGTGGCGGCGTAGGGGTTGCTGAAGGTGCCCATCGAGCAGCTGCTCGTCCACGAGTAGGACAGCGGATCTCCATCCAGATCCACCGCATCCACCTCGAGCTGGGTGGAGGTACCGACGGTGAGGTCCGACCTGGAGGCCGTCACCGAGCGGATGAGAGGCCCGATGTCACCCTGGGGCTCCTGCGGCATGATGTCATAGATGCGCAGGGTCACCGCCGTCGAGCTACCCGCCACGACCATGATGGACGCGGTGCCGGTGGCCACCAGGGTGCCTCGGGGCGTCGGGCCGCCGTCCGAGGGGCCTCCATCCACCGAGGGGCCCGCGTCCACGTAACCGCCGTCCGCGTAGCCGCCGTCCGCGTAGCCGCCGTCCGCGTAGCCGCCGTCCGCGTAGCCGCCGTCTGGCGGCGTGCTCGAGCCCGCGTCCACGGAACCGCCGTCCGGATAGCTGTAGGAGTAGGAGTAGCCCTCGGCCGTCAGGGTCTGCGCCCCCGCGGGCAGCAACATGCGCCCGGAGAAGACGCCGGCGCTCGAGTTGTAGTCCAGCGTCACGGAGACATTGGCTGGCTGCGCGGTGATGACCATCCGGTCGATGCTGTACGCGGACAGCCCGCGCACCACCACCTGCGCCTCACCCTCGTTGGACTGGAGCTGCTCCCCCTCGGGCGGCTGACACGCCGCCAGCGCGAGGGCCATGACCAGCACGCCCACCGCGCTCTCGAATCTCTTCAACATGTGAGTTCCCCTCTGCCCGGTGCCATGACGAGCGCACACGGGGAGGAGAATTATACCGTAAAAATGCAATACAGGACAACCAGGAACTGCATGACGCTCAAAGCGAGGCGGAGGCCGCGGCCAGCTTCTCCTGCGCCGCCTCCCACTGGGCATAGAGCTGCTCCAGCTGCTCCTTGCCCTCCCGGTGCGTGTCCATCAGCGGCTTGGCCTTCGCGAAGTCGTTGTAGAGCGCCGGGTCCGCCAGCTGGGCCTCGCGCTCCTTCTGCGCCGTCTCCAGCTTGGAGATCGCCTCCTCGATCTTCGCGATCTCCTTCTTGATGGGGCCCTCCACGGCGCTGCGCTTCTGCCGCGCCTCGGCCTCCATCCGCTTGCGGTCCTTCTCGGTCAGGCCCGCCGTGGACGTCTTCTCCGTCTGCTTCTCGCCCAGCCCCGCGGCCTCCTCCGCCAGCCGCTTCTGCTCCTGGTGGTAGAGGTAGTCGTCCAGGTTGCCCGGGTGCGTCTCCACCTTGCCCCCCACCACGTCCCAGACGTGCGAGGACAGCCCGTTCACGAAGCTCCGGTTGTGCGAGACGAAGAGCAGCGTGCCCCCGTACCCCTTGAGCGCCTCGATCAGCATCTCCGTCGAGTCCAGGTCCAGGTGGTTCGTCGGCTCGTCCATCAGCAGCAGGTTGGAGGGCACCAGCAGCAGCTTCGCCAGCGCCACGCGCGCCCGCTCTCCTCCGCTCAGCACGCCGATGGGCTTGTCCACGTCGTCCCCCGAGAACAGGAACGACCCGAGCACCCCGCGCACGAAGCTCTCCGGCTTGTCCGCCGCCAGCGGGCGCACTTCCTCGATGATGGTGTTGCGCTTGTCCAGCTTGTCCGCGTGGTGCTGGGCGTAATACCCCATCACCACGTTGTGCCCGAGCTTCACCGTGCCGCCGTCCGGCACCAGCTCGCCCGCGATGATCTTCAGGAGCGTCGTCTTGCCCGCGCCGTTCGCGCCCACCACGGCGATGCGCTGCCCGCGCTCCACCCGCGCCTCCAGGCCCGAGTACACCACGTTCTCCCCGTAGCGCTTCTGGATGCCCTCCAGCAGCACCACGTCGCGGCCCGAGCGCTCCACCTCCGGGAAGCGGAAGTGCACCGTGGAGCGCTCCTCGAGCACCTGCACGTCCTCCATCTTCTCCAGCATCTTCGCGCGGCTCTGCGCCTGCCGCGCCTTGGTGGCCTTGGCGCCGAAGCGGTCGATGAAGGCCTGGAGCTCCGCCTTGCGCGCCTCCACGCGCTCGGCCTGGGCCTTGAGCTGCACCATCTCCTCGGCCCGCTGCCGCTTGTACATGTCGTAGTTGCCGACGTACGAGCGCAGCCCTTCCATCTCCAGCGAGAGGATCCGCCCCACCTGCCGGTTGAGGAAGTCCCGGTCGTGCGAGATGAGGACCAGCGCCTTGTTCGAGCGCTTCAGGAAGCCGTCGAACCACGCCAGCGTCGGCACGTCCAGGTGGTTGGTGGGCTCGTCCATCAGCAGCAGATCCGGATCCTGCAGCAGCAGGCCCGCCAGCGCCGCGCGCATCCGCCAACCGCCGCTCAGCGCGCCCGTGGGCTTGGCCAGATCCGCCTCCCGGAAGCCCAGGCCCTTGAGGATGCGCTCGGCGTGGTGCCGGCCGTAGTGGTCCTCGAAGTGGTCCAGCTCCGTGTGCAGGTCCGCCAGCGTCTGGGCCAGCTCCAGCTGCTCCTCCTCGCTGGCCGCGTTGCCGAGCGCCGCCTCGGTGTCCCGCAGGCGCGCCTCCAGCGCGTCGCGGCCGGGCACGGTGCTCATCACCGCGTCCACCACCGAGCCCTCCGGCAGGCCCGCCAGCTCCTGGGGCAGGTAGCCGATGCGCGCCTTGCGCCTGTAGGTGATGGTGCCCGAGTCCGGGTGCTGGGCCCCGGCGAGGATCTTCATCAACGAGCTCTTGCCCGTGCCGTTGGCTCCCACCAGGCCCACGCGATCCTTGGGGCCGATGGTGAAGCTTTCGTTGTCGAAGAGAACCTTCTTCCCGTAGGAGAGGCAGATGTCCTGGGCGATGGCGAGGCTCATGGCGGGTTCGGGGGTGTAACAGCCCGGCGCCCTCTCGGGAACGGCCGATGTGCCTGCCCGCTCCCCCTCCTCCCCGGGAATCCGCGTCTCCCCGTCAGTCCCCCTGCCCGGCGCCGTGCGCCTTGCCTATACTCCGGCTCCGATGGCCTCCCCCTGCCCGCACTGCGGTAGCACCAACGGTTCCGATCATCTCTGCAGCGCCCCCCAGATGGCGCTCATCGGCCAGGTGCTCGACGGTCGTTACAAGATCGACGACGTGCTCGGCCAGGGCGGCATGGGCATGGTCTTCCGCGCCACCCAGACGTCCGTCCAGCGTCCGGTGGCGGTCAAGACGCTCAACCCCTCGCTGGCCGCCGCGCCCCAGTTCTTCGAGCGCTTCCGCCGCGAGGCGGAGATCGCCAGCCGTCTGCGCCACCCCAACGTCATCACCATCTACGACTTCGGGCGCGCCCAGGACGGCACCTGCTACTACGTCATGGAGCTGCTCGAGGGCGAGAGCCTGCGCGAGCTCGTCAAGCGCGACGGCCCCTTGTCCCTGCGCCGCGCGGTGGACGTCATCGAGCAGGCCTGCCGCGGCCTCGCCCACGCCCACGAGCAGGGCGCCGTCCACCGCGACATCAAGCCGCACAACATCATGATCCAGCAGCTCGACGGGCGGGACTTCGTCAAGGTGCTGGACTTCGGCCTGGTGAAGGCGCTCGAGCAGGACGACGAGCAGCAGCTCACCTCCACCGGCCAGGTGCTCGGCACCCCGCAGTACATGCCTCCCGAGCAGGCCGGCGGTGAGAACGTGGACCACCGCTCCGACCTCTACTCCATGGGCGGCGTCTTCTATTACTGCCTCACGGGCACCTCGCCCTATGGCGCCAACACGGTGCGCAAGGCGCTCACCTCCGCCCTCACGCAGCCCACGCCCACCGTGGCCGCCAAGCGCCAGGGCGCGCCCGTGTCCCAGGCGATCGAGGAGTTCTTCCAGAAGGCCCTCGCCCGCGAGAAGGAGGACCGCTTCCAGAGCGCCCAGGAGTTCATCGAGGCCATGCTGGACGCGGTGGCGGACCTGTCCCCCGAGGAGCTCGACGCGCTCCCCACCGGCTCCGCCCCCGACGCGGGCGGCGGCAGCAGGCCCAGTCAGCGCAGCGTGTCGAAGCCCGGCCGTTCGTCCCCGAGCGGGGCGCGCTCCCGGCCTCCGGGCGCGGCCCGGGGGACCTCCCAGCAGTCGGCGGTCCGAGGCTCGCAGCCCTCCGCCGCGAGGGGCTCGCAGGCCGCGGCCCGGGGCTCCCAGTCCTCCGTTGCCGCTGGCCCTCGTGGAAATGGGAGCGGTGGGTCCCCCGCGGCTGCTCGCCAG from Archangium lipolyticum includes the following:
- a CDS encoding zf-TFIIB domain-containing protein, which gives rise to MLPCPFCAKPMHPTLTGGLLREHCGACGAVWFEGGTLAKVLGTPTAEALVEQARGKPGQCKGCQGTLEYVPSCPACGTSAPSCPRCGTSPLAMTTVTVAKEAEVAVDVCTRCQGVALDPGELEVLQQAAEAERETWLEEMHEGPKVLETTASTCAGCGRPLKPQHAFTWEERTWCGSCAPAGASPVEIRLTPRTPNGGLDADLSDLYQSGRTGMALEVVGDAVSSAFSWLFSKLLR
- a CDS encoding serine/threonine protein kinase codes for the protein MALIGQVLDGRYKIDDVLGQGGMGMVFRATQTSVQRPVAVKTLNPSLAAAPQFFERFRREAEIASRLRHPNVITIYDFGRAQDGTCYYVMELLEGESLRELVKRDGPLSLRRAVDVIEQACRGLAHAHEQGAVHRDIKPHNIMIQQLDGRDFVKVLDFGLVKALEQDDEQQLTSTGQVLGTPQYMPPEQAGGENVDHRSDLYSMGGVFYYCLTGTSPYGANTVRKALTSALTQPTPTVAAKRQGAPVSQAIEEFFQKALAREKEDRFQSAQEFIEAMLDAVADLSPEELDALPTGSAPDAGGGSRPSQRSVSKPGRSSPSGARSRPPGAARGTSQQSAVRGSQPSAARGSQAAARGSQSSVAAGPRGNGSGGSPAAARQRTPRPPEAPPPQQPHPAGEVTEPGTSSGLGKVALVAVPLLLIAAGGAFVVLRPATPVEAPPPTAEVKKPSAPAVDSMILVQLRSTPAGAAVFVGDVQIGTTPLDRQLRRDEVHELTFRLAEHQDARRKLDFNGVMSDSQEVSVSLEPVKTAPAEPRPSRSVKPAKEKDRDDSVPIFE
- a CDS encoding AAA family ATPase, translated to MARTKKAAGGLTGGMDSFLRSVTIRRESVPDLGKYPFNIPSVRGLETLDFHPQVTFFVGENGSGKSTLVEGIAVAAGFNAEGGSRNFNFATRRSESDLHKYLRLARGTRRPKTGYFLRAESFFNVATEIENNPDAMAGHGLVRHHELSHGEAFMALIQKRFWANGLYILDEPEAALSPQRQLALLRSIHDLVHEDCQFVISTHSPLLMAYPNARIYHLSEKGISEVAYEQTEHYALTRDFLLNREAYLRRLLD
- the lnt gene encoding apolipoprotein N-acyltransferase, with amino-acid sequence MSASAVRSRHLAALLLGVAGSTGLMWLFGSLEARWVALGWLAFVPWLWVLDRAGSRREAVLAGAALSLSFTAAIFGWFPGALQSYSGAPLALCWLALLVLAPFMELQFITFALARHHLRKAPQEGPLAFWRVALTGALVYVGTEWLSPKLFAETLGQGLYASESLRQGADIAGAHGLTLLLLLGNECVLAAGRALVAHGPRAGFRRAMAPLAGLAVLVLGGFGYGQFRYRQVAGHEAQEPELVVGVVQANITKYEKLAAEMGMYDVVRMVLDTHYQLSDELLQNRKLDLLVWPETVYPTTFGTPKSEVGAEFDAELSAFVTQRRVPLLFGTYDLEQQREYNAAMLLGPGRDGTLARSAYRKTMLFPLTEWVPEAIDSPWLRERLPWTGYWKRGPGPQTLKLPLREGRSLTLAPLICYESIFPSYVAEEARRGAELILTLSNDSWFSGTPAPKLHLMHAAFRSIETRLPQVRVTNSGISALISPTGEVLTEVPDDHRASLAVTVPPAPRLSTLMVAWGDWLGPTALLLSAVLLLAPSRLARRGA
- a CDS encoding ABC-F family ATP-binding cassette domain-containing protein gives rise to the protein MSLAIAQDICLSYGKKVLFDNESFTIGPKDRVGLVGANGTGKSSLMKILAGAQHPDSGTITYRRKARIGYLPQELAGLPEGSVVDAVMSTVPGRDALEARLRDTEAALGNAASEEEQLELAQTLADLHTELDHFEDHYGRHHAERILKGLGFREADLAKPTGALSGGWRMRAALAGLLLQDPDLLLMDEPTNHLDVPTLAWFDGFLKRSNKALVLISHDRDFLNRQVGRILSLEMEGLRSYVGNYDMYKRQRAEEMVQLKAQAERVEARKAELQAFIDRFGAKATKARQAQSRAKMLEKMEDVQVLEERSTVHFRFPEVERSGRDVVLLEGIQKRYGENVVYSGLEARVERGQRIAVVGANGAGKTTLLKIIAGELVPDGGTVKLGHNVVMGYYAQHHADKLDKRNTIIEEVRPLAADKPESFVRGVLGSFLFSGDDVDKPIGVLSGGERARVALAKLLLVPSNLLLMDEPTNHLDLDSTEMLIEALKGYGGTLLFVSHNRSFVNGLSSHVWDVVGGKVETHPGNLDDYLYHQEQKRLAEEAAGLGEKQTEKTSTAGLTEKDRKRMEAEARQKRSAVEGPIKKEIAKIEEAISKLETAQKEREAQLADPALYNDFAKAKPLMDTHREGKEQLEQLYAQWEAAQEKLAAASASL